In the Candidatus Eisenbacteria bacterium genome, one interval contains:
- a CDS encoding phage major capsid protein, with product MTFSARVTALTQDVILPKVVDSVLGSNVLVARLMGNAKKWKGETLRIPVKVSNSGTASSFAGLDTFTAAVFDTKQRLSFDVRGVRQPIALSGMEVAVNKITESQVIDMVKEAFEEGQQELIDEIGDQVYGDGTGNTNKDLLGLGAAVDDGTDVVTYGGLSRTTFPVLNATRTASGGTLTLARLATLYSAVSSGSMSGTTPTIIISNETVFDLYEQLLTPTLRHSYQETGMPLVGMKGGLTTREGLVGKHGFVALSYKGIPWVRDEKSTAQTVWMLNENYLHWYGVDVKGTFGYNSVSLSSGTIDGVYDKAPMDNFSGFGWSGFRAPTNQFGGIGDLILMGNIVSGQPRRHGRLTGVTTV from the coding sequence ATGACATTCAGTGCTCGGGTAACGGCACTCACTCAGGATGTGATCTTGCCGAAGGTTGTGGATTCTGTGCTTGGATCGAATGTACTGGTGGCTCGGTTGATGGGAAATGCGAAGAAATGGAAGGGTGAGACACTTCGCATCCCGGTGAAGGTCTCAAACTCTGGGACAGCAAGTTCATTCGCTGGTCTGGATACGTTCACTGCTGCGGTCTTTGATACCAAGCAGCGGCTCTCGTTTGACGTGCGTGGTGTGCGCCAACCAATCGCTCTCTCTGGTATGGAAGTCGCGGTGAACAAGATCACTGAATCTCAGGTGATTGACATGGTGAAGGAAGCCTTTGAGGAAGGACAGCAAGAGCTGATTGATGAAATCGGCGATCAGGTCTACGGCGATGGAACGGGGAACACGAATAAAGACCTGCTTGGTCTTGGAGCGGCTGTCGATGATGGCACGGATGTTGTTACCTATGGTGGTCTCTCACGAACAACCTTTCCCGTGCTGAATGCAACTCGAACTGCCTCTGGTGGAACATTGACGTTGGCTCGACTTGCAACGCTCTACTCGGCAGTTTCCAGCGGGAGCATGAGTGGGACGACTCCAACGATTATCATCTCGAATGAGACGGTCTTTGATCTTTATGAGCAGCTTCTGACTCCAACCCTCCGACACAGCTACCAGGAGACTGGTATGCCACTCGTCGGTATGAAGGGTGGCCTCACGACCCGAGAAGGTCTGGTTGGGAAGCATGGTTTTGTGGCTCTTTCGTACAAGGGTATCCCATGGGTTCGAGATGAGAAGTCAACGGCTCAGACAGTTTGGATGCTCAATGAGAACTATCTGCACTGGTACGGTGTTGATGTGAAGGGAACCTTTGGCTACAACTCAGTCTCTCTCTCAAGCGGGACCATCGATGGTGTCTATGATAAGGCTCCAATGGACAACTTCAGTGGCTTTGGATGGAGTGGTTTCCGAGCCCCGACCAATCAGTTTGGTGGAATCGGCGATCTGATTCTCATGGGCAATATCGTTTCTGGTCAACCACGACGACATGGCCGGTTGACTGGTGTAACCACTGTGTAA